In Piliocolobus tephrosceles isolate RC106 chromosome 5, ASM277652v3, whole genome shotgun sequence, a single genomic region encodes these proteins:
- the MCM3 gene encoding DNA replication licensing factor MCM3 isoform X7 has translation MPEKAPAGQLPRSVDVILDDDLVDKAKPGDRVQVVGTYRCLPGKKGGYTSGTFRTVLIACNVKQMSKDAQPSFSAEDIAKIKKFSKTRSKDIFDQLARSLAPSIHGHDYVKKAILCLLLGGVERDLENGSHIRGDINILLIGDPSVAKSQLLRYVLCTAPRAIPTTGRGSSGVGLTAAVTTDQETGDRRLEAGAMVLADRGVVCIDEFDKMSDMDRTAIHEVMEQGRVTIAKAGIHARLNARCSVLAAANPVYGRYDQYKTPMENIGLQDSLLSRFDLLFIMLDQMDPEQDREISDHVLRMHRYRAPGEQDGDAMPLGSAVDILATDDPNFSQEDQQDTQIYEKHDNLLHGTKKKKEKMVSAAFMKKYIHVARIIKPVLTQESATYIAEEYSRLRSQDSMSSDTARTSPVTARTLETLIRLATAHAKARMSKTVDLQDAEEAVELVQYAYFKKVLEKEKKRKKRSEDESETEDEEEKSQEDQEQKRKRRKTRQPDAKDGDSYDPYDFSDTEEDMPQVYTPKTADSQETKESQKVELSESRLKAFKVALLDVFREAHAQSVGMNRLTESINRDSEEPFSSVEIQAALSKMQDDNQVMVSEGIIFLI, from the exons ATGCCGGAGAAGGCCCCAGCTGGCCAGCTACCCCGCTCTGTGGACGTCATTCTGGATGATGACTTGGTGGATAAAGCAAAGCCTGGTGACCGGGTTCAGGTAGTGGGAACCTACCGTTGCCTTCCTGGAAAGAAGGGAGGCTACACCTCTGGGACTTTCAG GACTGTCCTGATTGCCTGTAATGTTAAGCAGATGAGCAAGGATGCTCAGCCTTCTTTCTCTGCTGAGGATATAGCCAAGATCAAGAAGTTCAGTAAAACCCGATCCAAG GATATCTTTGACCAGCTGGCCAGGTCATTGGCCCCTAGTATCCATGGGCATGACTATGTCAAGAAAGCAATCCTTTGCTTGCTCTTGGGAGGGGTGGAACGAGACTTAGAAAATGGCAGCCACATCCGTGGGGACATCAATATTCTTCTAATAG GAGACCCATCGGTTGCCAAGTCTCAGCTTCTGCGGTACGTGCTTTGCACTGCACCCCGGGCTATCCCCACCACTGGCCGGGGCTCCTCGGGAGTGGGTCTGACGGCTGCGGTCACCACAGACCAGGAAACAG GAGATCGTCGTCTGGAAGCGGGGGCCATGGTCCTGGCTGACCGAGGTGTGGTTTGCATTGATGAATTTGACAAAATGTCTGACATGGATCGCACAGCCATCCATGAAGTGATGGAGCAGGGTCGAGTGACCATTGCCAAGGCTGGTATCCATGCTCGGTTGAATGCCCGCTGCAGTGTTTTGGCAGCTGCCAACCCCGTCTACGGCAGG TATGACCAGTATAAGACTCCAATGGAGAACATTGGACTACAGGACTCACTGCTGTCTCGATTTGACTTGCTCTTCATCATGCTGGATCAGATGGATCCTGAGCAGGATCGGGAGATCTCAGACCATGTCCTTCGGATGCATCGTTACAGAGCACCTGGGGAGCAGGATGGCGATG CTATGCCCTTGGGTAGTGCTGTGGATATCCTGGCCACAGATGATCCCAACTTTAGCCAGGAAGACCAGCAGGACACCCAGATTTATGAGAAGCATGACAACCTTCTACATGGGACcaagaagaaaaa GGAGAAGATGGTGAGTGCAGCGTTCATGAAGAAGTACATCCATGTGGCCAGAATCATCAAGCCTGTCCTGACACAGGAGTCAGCCACCTACATTGCAGAAGAGTATTCACGCCTGCGCAGCCAAGATAGCATGAGCTCGGACACTGCCAGG ACATCTCCAGTTACAGCCCGAACACTGGAAACCCTGATTCGACTGGCCACAGCCCATGCGAAGGCCCGCATGAGCAAGACTGTGGACCTGCAGGATGCAGAGGAAGCTGTGGAGTTGGTCCAGTATGCTTACTTCAAGAAG GTtctggagaaggagaagaaacgTAAGAAGCGAAGTGAGGATGAATCAGAGacagaagatgaagaagagaaaagCCAAGAGGACCAGGAGCAGAAGAGGAAGAG AAGGAAGACTCGCCAGCCAGATGCCAAAGATGGGGATTCATACGACCCCTATGACTTCAGTGACACAGAGGAGGACATGCCTCAAG TATACACTCCAAAGACGGCAGACTCACAGGAGACCAAGGAATCCCAGAAAGTGGAGTTAAGTGAATCCAG GTTGAAGGCATTCAAGGTGGCCCTCTTGGATGTGTTCCGGGAAGCTCATGCGCAGTCAGTCGGCATGAATCGCCTCACAGAATCCATCAACCGGGACAGC
- the MCM3 gene encoding DNA replication licensing factor MCM3 isoform X8 — translation MWSCGRPREITWTSWTTRLLNNAFEELVAFQRALKDFVASIDATYAKQYEEFYIGLEGSFGSKHVSPRTLTSCFLSCVVCVEGIVTKCSLVRPKVVRSVHYCPATKKTIERRYSDLTTLVAFPSSSVYPTKDEENNPLETEYGLSVYRDHQTITIQEMPEKAPAGQLPRSVDVILDDDLVDKAKPGDRVQVVGTYRCLPGKKGGYTSGTFRTVLIACNVKQMSKDAQPSFSAEDIAKIKKFSKTRSKDIFDQLARSLAPSIHGHDYVKKAILCLLLGGVERDLENGSHIRGDINILLIGDPSVAKSQLLRYVLCTAPRAIPTTGRGSSGVGLTAAVTTDQETGDRRLEAGAMVLADRGVVCIDEFDKMSDMDRTAIHEVMEQGRVTIAKAGIHARLNARCSVLAAANPVYGRYDQYKTPMENIGLQDSLLSRFDLLFIMLDQMDPEQDREISDHVLRMHRYRAPGEQDGDAMPLGSAVDILATDDPNFSQEDQQDTQIYEKHDNLLHGTKKKKEKMVSAAFMKKYIHVARIIKPVLTQESATYIAEEYSRLRSQDSMSSDTARTSPVTARTLETLIRLATAHAKARMSKTVDLQDAEEAVELVQYAYFKKVLEKEKKRKKRSEDESETEDEEEKSQEDQEQKRKRRKTRQPDAKDGDSYDPYDFSDTEEDMPQVYTPKTADSQETKESQKVELSESRLKAFKVALLDVFREAHAQSVGMNRLTESINRDSEEPFSSVEIQAALSKMQDDNQVMVSEGIIFLI, via the exons ATGTGGAGCTGCgggaggcccagagagattacTTGGACTTCCTGGACGACGAG GCTTCTGAACAATGCCTTTGAGGAGCTGGTTGCCTTCCAGCGGGCCTTAAAGGATTTTGTGGCCTCCATTGATGCTACCTATGCCAAGCAGTATGAGGAGTTCTACATAGGATTGGAAGGCAGCTTTGGCTCCAAGCATGTCTCCCCGCGGACTCTTACCTCCTGCTTCCTCAGCTGTGTGGTCTGTGTGGAGGGCATTGTCACTAAAT GTTCTCTAGTTCGTCCCAAAGTCGTCCGTAGTGTCCACTATTGTCCTGCTACTAAGAAGACCATAGAGCGACGTTATTCTGATCTCACCACCCTGGTGGCCTTTCCCTCCAGCTCTGTCTATCCTACCAAG GATGAGGAGAACAATCCCCTTGAGACGGAATATGGCCTTTCCGTCTACAGGGATCACCAGACCATCACCATCCAGGAGATGCCGGAGAAGGCCCCAGCTGGCCAGCTACCCCGCTCTGTGGACGTCATTCTGGATGATGACTTGGTGGATAAAGCAAAGCCTGGTGACCGGGTTCAGGTAGTGGGAACCTACCGTTGCCTTCCTGGAAAGAAGGGAGGCTACACCTCTGGGACTTTCAG GACTGTCCTGATTGCCTGTAATGTTAAGCAGATGAGCAAGGATGCTCAGCCTTCTTTCTCTGCTGAGGATATAGCCAAGATCAAGAAGTTCAGTAAAACCCGATCCAAG GATATCTTTGACCAGCTGGCCAGGTCATTGGCCCCTAGTATCCATGGGCATGACTATGTCAAGAAAGCAATCCTTTGCTTGCTCTTGGGAGGGGTGGAACGAGACTTAGAAAATGGCAGCCACATCCGTGGGGACATCAATATTCTTCTAATAG GAGACCCATCGGTTGCCAAGTCTCAGCTTCTGCGGTACGTGCTTTGCACTGCACCCCGGGCTATCCCCACCACTGGCCGGGGCTCCTCGGGAGTGGGTCTGACGGCTGCGGTCACCACAGACCAGGAAACAG GAGATCGTCGTCTGGAAGCGGGGGCCATGGTCCTGGCTGACCGAGGTGTGGTTTGCATTGATGAATTTGACAAAATGTCTGACATGGATCGCACAGCCATCCATGAAGTGATGGAGCAGGGTCGAGTGACCATTGCCAAGGCTGGTATCCATGCTCGGTTGAATGCCCGCTGCAGTGTTTTGGCAGCTGCCAACCCCGTCTACGGCAGG TATGACCAGTATAAGACTCCAATGGAGAACATTGGACTACAGGACTCACTGCTGTCTCGATTTGACTTGCTCTTCATCATGCTGGATCAGATGGATCCTGAGCAGGATCGGGAGATCTCAGACCATGTCCTTCGGATGCATCGTTACAGAGCACCTGGGGAGCAGGATGGCGATG CTATGCCCTTGGGTAGTGCTGTGGATATCCTGGCCACAGATGATCCCAACTTTAGCCAGGAAGACCAGCAGGACACCCAGATTTATGAGAAGCATGACAACCTTCTACATGGGACcaagaagaaaaa GGAGAAGATGGTGAGTGCAGCGTTCATGAAGAAGTACATCCATGTGGCCAGAATCATCAAGCCTGTCCTGACACAGGAGTCAGCCACCTACATTGCAGAAGAGTATTCACGCCTGCGCAGCCAAGATAGCATGAGCTCGGACACTGCCAGG ACATCTCCAGTTACAGCCCGAACACTGGAAACCCTGATTCGACTGGCCACAGCCCATGCGAAGGCCCGCATGAGCAAGACTGTGGACCTGCAGGATGCAGAGGAAGCTGTGGAGTTGGTCCAGTATGCTTACTTCAAGAAG GTtctggagaaggagaagaaacgTAAGAAGCGAAGTGAGGATGAATCAGAGacagaagatgaagaagagaaaagCCAAGAGGACCAGGAGCAGAAGAGGAAGAG AAGGAAGACTCGCCAGCCAGATGCCAAAGATGGGGATTCATACGACCCCTATGACTTCAGTGACACAGAGGAGGACATGCCTCAAG TATACACTCCAAAGACGGCAGACTCACAGGAGACCAAGGAATCCCAGAAAGTGGAGTTAAGTGAATCCAG GTTGAAGGCATTCAAGGTGGCCCTCTTGGATGTGTTCCGGGAAGCTCATGCGCAGTCAGTCGGCATGAATCGCCTCACAGAATCCATCAACCGGGACAGC
- the MCM3 gene encoding DNA replication licensing factor MCM3 isoform X4, translating to MAGTVVLDDVELREAQRDYLDFLDDEEDQGIYQSKVRELISDNQYRLIVNVNDLRRKNEKRANRLLNNAFEELVAFQRALKDFVASIDATYAKQYEEFYIGLEGSFGSKHVSPRTLTSCFLSCVVCVEGIVTKCSLVRPKVVRSVHYCPATKKTIERRYSDLTTLVAFPSSSVYPTKDEENNPLETEYGLSVYRDHQTITIQEMPEKAPAGQLPRSVDVILDDDLVDKAKPGDRVQVVGTYRCLPGKKGGYTSGTFRTVLIACNVKQMSKDAQPSFSAEDIAKIKKFSKTRSKDIFDQLARSLAPSIHGHDYVKKAILCLLLGGVERDLENGSHIRGDINILLIGDPSVAKSQLLRYVLCTAPRAIPTTGRGSSGVGLTAAVTTDQETGDRRLEAGAMVLADRGVVCIDEFDKMSDMDRTAIHEVMEQGRVTIAKAGIHARLNARCSVLAAANPVYGRYDQYKTPMENIGLQDSLLSRFDLLFIMLDQMDPEQDREISDHVLRMHRYRAPGEQDGDAMPLGSAVDILATDDPNFSQEDQQDTQIYEKHDNLLHGTKKKKEKMVSAAFMKKYIHVARIIKPVLTQESATYIAEEYSRLRSQDSMSSDTARTSPVTARTLETLIRLATAHAKARMSKTVDLQDAEEAVELVQYAYFKKVLEKEKKRKKRSEDESETEDEEEKSQEDQEQKRKRRKTRQPDAKDGDSYDPYDFSDTEEDMPQVYTPKTADSQETKESQKVELSESRLKAFKVALLDVFREAHAQSVGMNRLTESINRDSEEPFSSVEIQAALSKMQDDNQVMVSEGIIFLI from the exons ATGGCGGGTACCGTGGTGCTGGACGATGTGGAGCTGCgggaggcccagagagattacTTGGACTTCCTGGACGACGAG GAAGACCAGGGAATTTATCAGAGCAAAGTTCGGGAGCTGATCAGTGACAACCAATACCGGCTGATTGTCAATGTGAATGACCTGCGCAGGAAAAACGAGAAGAGGGCTAACCG GCTTCTGAACAATGCCTTTGAGGAGCTGGTTGCCTTCCAGCGGGCCTTAAAGGATTTTGTGGCCTCCATTGATGCTACCTATGCCAAGCAGTATGAGGAGTTCTACATAGGATTGGAAGGCAGCTTTGGCTCCAAGCATGTCTCCCCGCGGACTCTTACCTCCTGCTTCCTCAGCTGTGTGGTCTGTGTGGAGGGCATTGTCACTAAAT GTTCTCTAGTTCGTCCCAAAGTCGTCCGTAGTGTCCACTATTGTCCTGCTACTAAGAAGACCATAGAGCGACGTTATTCTGATCTCACCACCCTGGTGGCCTTTCCCTCCAGCTCTGTCTATCCTACCAAG GATGAGGAGAACAATCCCCTTGAGACGGAATATGGCCTTTCCGTCTACAGGGATCACCAGACCATCACCATCCAGGAGATGCCGGAGAAGGCCCCAGCTGGCCAGCTACCCCGCTCTGTGGACGTCATTCTGGATGATGACTTGGTGGATAAAGCAAAGCCTGGTGACCGGGTTCAGGTAGTGGGAACCTACCGTTGCCTTCCTGGAAAGAAGGGAGGCTACACCTCTGGGACTTTCAG GACTGTCCTGATTGCCTGTAATGTTAAGCAGATGAGCAAGGATGCTCAGCCTTCTTTCTCTGCTGAGGATATAGCCAAGATCAAGAAGTTCAGTAAAACCCGATCCAAG GATATCTTTGACCAGCTGGCCAGGTCATTGGCCCCTAGTATCCATGGGCATGACTATGTCAAGAAAGCAATCCTTTGCTTGCTCTTGGGAGGGGTGGAACGAGACTTAGAAAATGGCAGCCACATCCGTGGGGACATCAATATTCTTCTAATAG GAGACCCATCGGTTGCCAAGTCTCAGCTTCTGCGGTACGTGCTTTGCACTGCACCCCGGGCTATCCCCACCACTGGCCGGGGCTCCTCGGGAGTGGGTCTGACGGCTGCGGTCACCACAGACCAGGAAACAG GAGATCGTCGTCTGGAAGCGGGGGCCATGGTCCTGGCTGACCGAGGTGTGGTTTGCATTGATGAATTTGACAAAATGTCTGACATGGATCGCACAGCCATCCATGAAGTGATGGAGCAGGGTCGAGTGACCATTGCCAAGGCTGGTATCCATGCTCGGTTGAATGCCCGCTGCAGTGTTTTGGCAGCTGCCAACCCCGTCTACGGCAGG TATGACCAGTATAAGACTCCAATGGAGAACATTGGACTACAGGACTCACTGCTGTCTCGATTTGACTTGCTCTTCATCATGCTGGATCAGATGGATCCTGAGCAGGATCGGGAGATCTCAGACCATGTCCTTCGGATGCATCGTTACAGAGCACCTGGGGAGCAGGATGGCGATG CTATGCCCTTGGGTAGTGCTGTGGATATCCTGGCCACAGATGATCCCAACTTTAGCCAGGAAGACCAGCAGGACACCCAGATTTATGAGAAGCATGACAACCTTCTACATGGGACcaagaagaaaaa GGAGAAGATGGTGAGTGCAGCGTTCATGAAGAAGTACATCCATGTGGCCAGAATCATCAAGCCTGTCCTGACACAGGAGTCAGCCACCTACATTGCAGAAGAGTATTCACGCCTGCGCAGCCAAGATAGCATGAGCTCGGACACTGCCAGG ACATCTCCAGTTACAGCCCGAACACTGGAAACCCTGATTCGACTGGCCACAGCCCATGCGAAGGCCCGCATGAGCAAGACTGTGGACCTGCAGGATGCAGAGGAAGCTGTGGAGTTGGTCCAGTATGCTTACTTCAAGAAG GTtctggagaaggagaagaaacgTAAGAAGCGAAGTGAGGATGAATCAGAGacagaagatgaagaagagaaaagCCAAGAGGACCAGGAGCAGAAGAGGAAGAG AAGGAAGACTCGCCAGCCAGATGCCAAAGATGGGGATTCATACGACCCCTATGACTTCAGTGACACAGAGGAGGACATGCCTCAAG TATACACTCCAAAGACGGCAGACTCACAGGAGACCAAGGAATCCCAGAAAGTGGAGTTAAGTGAATCCAG GTTGAAGGCATTCAAGGTGGCCCTCTTGGATGTGTTCCGGGAAGCTCATGCGCAGTCAGTCGGCATGAATCGCCTCACAGAATCCATCAACCGGGACAGC
- the MCM3 gene encoding DNA replication licensing factor MCM3 isoform X6, protein MDQNFCSLRKPCKTSGKEDQGIYQSKVRELISDNQYRLIVNVNDLRRKNEKRANRLLNNAFEELVAFQRALKDFVASIDATYAKQYEEFYIGLEGSFGSKHVSPRTLTSCFLSCVVCVEGIVTKCSLVRPKVVRSVHYCPATKKTIERRYSDLTTLVAFPSSSVYPTKDEENNPLETEYGLSVYRDHQTITIQEMPEKAPAGQLPRSVDVILDDDLVDKAKPGDRVQVVGTYRCLPGKKGGYTSGTFRTVLIACNVKQMSKDAQPSFSAEDIAKIKKFSKTRSKDIFDQLARSLAPSIHGHDYVKKAILCLLLGGVERDLENGSHIRGDINILLIGDPSVAKSQLLRYVLCTAPRAIPTTGRGSSGVGLTAAVTTDQETGDRRLEAGAMVLADRGVVCIDEFDKMSDMDRTAIHEVMEQGRVTIAKAGIHARLNARCSVLAAANPVYGRYDQYKTPMENIGLQDSLLSRFDLLFIMLDQMDPEQDREISDHVLRMHRYRAPGEQDGDAMPLGSAVDILATDDPNFSQEDQQDTQIYEKHDNLLHGTKKKKEKMVSAAFMKKYIHVARIIKPVLTQESATYIAEEYSRLRSQDSMSSDTARTSPVTARTLETLIRLATAHAKARMSKTVDLQDAEEAVELVQYAYFKKVLEKEKKRKKRSEDESETEDEEEKSQEDQEQKRKRRKTRQPDAKDGDSYDPYDFSDTEEDMPQEP, encoded by the exons ATGGATCAAAATTTCTGCAGCTTGAGAAAACCCTGCAAAACATCCGGAAAG GAAGACCAGGGAATTTATCAGAGCAAAGTTCGGGAGCTGATCAGTGACAACCAATACCGGCTGATTGTCAATGTGAATGACCTGCGCAGGAAAAACGAGAAGAGGGCTAACCG GCTTCTGAACAATGCCTTTGAGGAGCTGGTTGCCTTCCAGCGGGCCTTAAAGGATTTTGTGGCCTCCATTGATGCTACCTATGCCAAGCAGTATGAGGAGTTCTACATAGGATTGGAAGGCAGCTTTGGCTCCAAGCATGTCTCCCCGCGGACTCTTACCTCCTGCTTCCTCAGCTGTGTGGTCTGTGTGGAGGGCATTGTCACTAAAT GTTCTCTAGTTCGTCCCAAAGTCGTCCGTAGTGTCCACTATTGTCCTGCTACTAAGAAGACCATAGAGCGACGTTATTCTGATCTCACCACCCTGGTGGCCTTTCCCTCCAGCTCTGTCTATCCTACCAAG GATGAGGAGAACAATCCCCTTGAGACGGAATATGGCCTTTCCGTCTACAGGGATCACCAGACCATCACCATCCAGGAGATGCCGGAGAAGGCCCCAGCTGGCCAGCTACCCCGCTCTGTGGACGTCATTCTGGATGATGACTTGGTGGATAAAGCAAAGCCTGGTGACCGGGTTCAGGTAGTGGGAACCTACCGTTGCCTTCCTGGAAAGAAGGGAGGCTACACCTCTGGGACTTTCAG GACTGTCCTGATTGCCTGTAATGTTAAGCAGATGAGCAAGGATGCTCAGCCTTCTTTCTCTGCTGAGGATATAGCCAAGATCAAGAAGTTCAGTAAAACCCGATCCAAG GATATCTTTGACCAGCTGGCCAGGTCATTGGCCCCTAGTATCCATGGGCATGACTATGTCAAGAAAGCAATCCTTTGCTTGCTCTTGGGAGGGGTGGAACGAGACTTAGAAAATGGCAGCCACATCCGTGGGGACATCAATATTCTTCTAATAG GAGACCCATCGGTTGCCAAGTCTCAGCTTCTGCGGTACGTGCTTTGCACTGCACCCCGGGCTATCCCCACCACTGGCCGGGGCTCCTCGGGAGTGGGTCTGACGGCTGCGGTCACCACAGACCAGGAAACAG GAGATCGTCGTCTGGAAGCGGGGGCCATGGTCCTGGCTGACCGAGGTGTGGTTTGCATTGATGAATTTGACAAAATGTCTGACATGGATCGCACAGCCATCCATGAAGTGATGGAGCAGGGTCGAGTGACCATTGCCAAGGCTGGTATCCATGCTCGGTTGAATGCCCGCTGCAGTGTTTTGGCAGCTGCCAACCCCGTCTACGGCAGG TATGACCAGTATAAGACTCCAATGGAGAACATTGGACTACAGGACTCACTGCTGTCTCGATTTGACTTGCTCTTCATCATGCTGGATCAGATGGATCCTGAGCAGGATCGGGAGATCTCAGACCATGTCCTTCGGATGCATCGTTACAGAGCACCTGGGGAGCAGGATGGCGATG CTATGCCCTTGGGTAGTGCTGTGGATATCCTGGCCACAGATGATCCCAACTTTAGCCAGGAAGACCAGCAGGACACCCAGATTTATGAGAAGCATGACAACCTTCTACATGGGACcaagaagaaaaa GGAGAAGATGGTGAGTGCAGCGTTCATGAAGAAGTACATCCATGTGGCCAGAATCATCAAGCCTGTCCTGACACAGGAGTCAGCCACCTACATTGCAGAAGAGTATTCACGCCTGCGCAGCCAAGATAGCATGAGCTCGGACACTGCCAGG ACATCTCCAGTTACAGCCCGAACACTGGAAACCCTGATTCGACTGGCCACAGCCCATGCGAAGGCCCGCATGAGCAAGACTGTGGACCTGCAGGATGCAGAGGAAGCTGTGGAGTTGGTCCAGTATGCTTACTTCAAGAAG GTtctggagaaggagaagaaacgTAAGAAGCGAAGTGAGGATGAATCAGAGacagaagatgaagaagagaaaagCCAAGAGGACCAGGAGCAGAAGAGGAAGAG AAGGAAGACTCGCCAGCCAGATGCCAAAGATGGGGATTCATACGACCCCTATGACTTCAGTGACACAGAGGAGGACATGCCTCAAG AACCCTAG